A region of Polyodon spathula isolate WHYD16114869_AA chromosome 4, ASM1765450v1, whole genome shotgun sequence DNA encodes the following proteins:
- the cfap20 gene encoding cilia- and flagella-associated protein 20, producing MFKNTFQSGFLSILYSIGSKPLQIWDKKVRNGHIKRITDSDIQSLVLEVEGTNVSTTYITCPADPKKTLGIKLPFLVMIIKNLKKYFTFEVQVLDDKNVRRRFRASNYQSTTRVKPFICTMPMRLDDGWNQIQFNLSDFTRRAYGTNYIETLRVQIHANCRIRRVYFSDRLYSEDELPAEFKLYLPVQNKAKQ from the exons ATGTTTAAAAACACGTTCCAGAGTGGGTTTCTGTCTATCCTGTACAGCATCGGTAGCAAACCTCTTCAGATCTGGGACAAAAAG GTGAGAAATGGACACATTAAAAGGATAACGGACAGTGACATCCAGTCGCTGGTTTTGGAGGTTGAAGGCACAAATGTCAG cactACGTATATCACATGTCCAGCAGATCCAAAGAAGACACTTGGTATCAAGCTTCCATTCCTGGTCATGATTATCAAGAACTTAAAGAAGTATTTCACATTTGAAGTCCAG GTGCTGGATGACAAGAACGTCAGACGCCGTTTTCGGGCGAGTAACTACCAGAGCACCACCCGGGTGAAGCCGTTCATCTGCACCATGCCCATGCGACTGGATGACGGCTGGAACCAGATCCAGTTCAACCTGTCTGATTTCACACGCCGGGCGTACGGGACCAACTACATTGAGACCCTCCGAGTGCAG attcatgCAAACTGTCGTATTCGAAGAGTGTATTTCTCAGACAGACTGTACTCGGAAGATGAGCTTCCAGCAGAATTCAAACTTTACTTACCCGTCCAGAATAAAGCAAAG cAATGA